In Myxococcus stipitatus, the following are encoded in one genomic region:
- a CDS encoding Na+/H+ antiporter codes for MHFELAFVLIFAVATAVAIAARYFKIPYTVALVVAGLTLGAVRAFEPPHLTKELLFAIILPGLLFEAAFHVEFRKFWKNKLAIHSMAIPGVAASAGLTALILSPWVEGMNAVEGFGLIPALVFAAVIVSTDPIAVVGLFKSLGAPKRLLILVEGESLLNDGTAVVLFTLVVAVATGGNFTLGGAAFNFVKVVGMGMLVGSLVGYIAARVIQRVDDAMVEITCTVIAAYGSFVIAENFHYSGVIATVVAGMLCGNWATHEGMSPTTRVAVESFWEYWSFALNSVVFLLIGMEVQLGSLLASWKPILAAYVAVLVGRAVVVYGMSALLRLTSERLPWSWSAVLTWSGLRGAISMVLVLSLPPDFPHRELLVNMTFGVVVLSIIIQGLSMAPLLRKLGITGLKDAYQEQYELARGRLGAIHAALAALEGMRRSREIPGDVLTQLEKDYQEKESVTEKELTELKQQSMRFHEEEHQEAVRRMLIVEKEALLKSYQSATIGKEAFERLTAELDERIAKADAAESHTSAPVVPASPAGATGT; via the coding sequence ATGCACTTCGAATTGGCCTTTGTCCTCATCTTCGCAGTCGCGACCGCGGTGGCCATCGCGGCGCGATACTTCAAGATTCCCTACACGGTGGCTCTGGTGGTGGCGGGGCTGACGCTGGGCGCGGTGCGAGCCTTCGAGCCGCCGCATCTCACCAAGGAGCTGCTGTTCGCCATCATCCTGCCGGGCCTGCTCTTCGAGGCGGCGTTCCACGTCGAGTTCCGCAAGTTCTGGAAGAACAAGCTCGCCATCCACTCCATGGCCATTCCGGGTGTGGCGGCGTCGGCGGGACTGACGGCGCTCATCCTGTCGCCGTGGGTGGAGGGGATGAACGCGGTGGAGGGCTTCGGGCTGATTCCCGCGCTGGTGTTCGCGGCGGTCATCGTCTCGACGGACCCCATCGCGGTGGTGGGTCTGTTCAAGTCGTTGGGGGCGCCCAAGCGGCTGCTCATCCTGGTGGAGGGAGAGAGCCTGCTCAATGACGGCACGGCCGTCGTGCTCTTCACGCTGGTGGTGGCGGTGGCGACGGGCGGGAACTTCACGTTGGGCGGCGCGGCCTTCAACTTCGTCAAGGTCGTGGGCATGGGCATGCTGGTGGGCAGCCTGGTGGGCTACATCGCCGCGCGAGTCATCCAGCGCGTGGACGACGCGATGGTGGAAATCACCTGCACCGTCATCGCGGCCTACGGCTCGTTCGTCATCGCGGAGAACTTCCACTACTCAGGCGTCATCGCGACGGTGGTGGCGGGCATGCTCTGCGGCAACTGGGCCACGCACGAGGGCATGAGCCCCACGACACGCGTCGCGGTGGAGAGCTTCTGGGAGTACTGGTCCTTCGCGCTCAACTCGGTGGTGTTCCTCCTCATCGGCATGGAGGTGCAGCTGGGCTCGCTGCTCGCCTCGTGGAAGCCCATCCTCGCCGCCTACGTGGCCGTGCTCGTGGGACGCGCGGTGGTGGTGTACGGCATGTCCGCGCTGTTGAGGCTGACGTCCGAGCGGCTCCCCTGGTCCTGGAGCGCGGTGCTCACGTGGAGCGGTCTGCGAGGAGCCATCTCCATGGTGCTGGTGCTCAGCCTTCCCCCGGACTTCCCGCACCGCGAGCTGCTGGTGAACATGACGTTCGGCGTGGTGGTGCTGTCCATCATCATCCAGGGCCTCTCCATGGCACCCCTGCTGCGCAAGCTGGGCATCACCGGGCTGAAGGACGCGTACCAGGAGCAGTACGAGCTCGCTCGAGGACGCCTGGGCGCCATCCACGCCGCGCTCGCCGCGCTGGAGGGCATGCGCCGCTCCCGCGAGATTCCGGGCGACGTGCTGACCCAGCTCGAGAAGGACTACCAGGAGAAGGAGAGCGTGACGGAGAAGGAGCTCACCGAGCTCAAGCAGCAGTCGATGCGCTTCCACGAGGAGGAGCACCAGGAAGCGGTCCGCCGCATGCTCATCGTCGAGAAGGAGGCGCTGCTCAAGTCATACCAGTCCGCCACCATCGGCAAGGAGGCCTTCGAGCGGCTGACGGCGGAGCTGGACGAGCGCATCGCCAAGGCCGACGCGGCGGAGAGCCACACGTCCGCGCCCGTGGTGCCGGCAAGTCCCGCGGGCGCCACCGGCACCTGA
- a CDS encoding ATP-grasp domain-containing protein codes for MPSHARAVLFGRNPTQYDTFDVEAEAAESLGFDTYQVDLAALLNGNAEHALEAVPERGGLRLLYRGWMLTEEEYGTLAEALSERGHRLLTAPDQYAAALYLPLWYPHLSRYTARSIWTEGTDADEAWRAAQALGPSPWILKDHVKSAKERWEEACFVPARATREDFARICANLVEERGERFERGLVVRKYLPLKVYGRTPTGPAHLEFRLFFGRGRLLAAEQHHEFDVDTPDFSAFEPLGRRIDSPFFSLDVAMLEDGGWAVIEVNDGGVSGLPPGLDPRVLFEPLLGGG; via the coding sequence ATGCCCTCCCACGCACGAGCCGTCCTCTTCGGGCGAAACCCCACGCAGTACGACACGTTCGACGTGGAAGCGGAGGCGGCGGAGTCCCTCGGCTTCGACACCTATCAAGTGGACCTGGCCGCGCTGCTCAACGGGAACGCCGAGCACGCGCTCGAGGCCGTGCCGGAGCGCGGCGGGCTGCGGCTGCTGTATCGCGGATGGATGCTCACCGAGGAGGAGTACGGCACGCTCGCCGAGGCCCTCTCTGAACGCGGACACCGGCTGCTGACCGCGCCGGACCAGTACGCGGCCGCGCTGTACCTGCCGCTCTGGTACCCCCACCTGTCACGCTACACCGCGCGCTCCATCTGGACGGAGGGCACCGACGCGGACGAAGCGTGGCGGGCGGCGCAGGCGCTCGGACCTTCACCGTGGATTCTCAAGGACCACGTGAAGTCCGCGAAGGAGCGCTGGGAGGAGGCCTGCTTCGTTCCTGCCCGCGCCACGCGCGAGGACTTCGCGCGCATCTGCGCCAACCTCGTGGAGGAGCGAGGAGAGCGCTTCGAGCGGGGACTCGTCGTCCGCAAGTACCTGCCCCTCAAGGTCTACGGCCGCACCCCGACGGGCCCCGCGCACCTGGAGTTCCGCCTCTTCTTCGGGCGGGGGCGCCTGCTCGCCGCCGAGCAACATCACGAGTTCGACGTCGACACGCCGGACTTCTCCGCCTTCGAGCCCCTGGGCCGCCGCATCGACTCGCCCTTCTTCTCGCTCGACGTCGCCATGCTCGAGGACGGCGGTTGGGCCGTCATCGAGGTGAACGATGGCGGTGTCTCCGGACTCCCCCCAGGGTTGGACCCTCGTGTCCTCTTCGAGCCGCTGCTGGGAGGCGGGTAA
- the argC gene encoding N-acetyl-gamma-glutamyl-phosphate reductase: MTRAHIYILGASGFGGGELLRILSGHPAVAGIRVVSRHHAGEPVHKVHPHLRGLVDARFEAEPDWRWLADSQQPVVFSALGHGELATQFLALEKKWAEVGLADRVMLVDLSSDFRLDHPGRYAGAYGRPHPAPDLLGTFTYGLTEWKREELKGARRIANPGCFATAVQLALLPIASTPGLGLLAVTGVTGSSGSGSLPGEGTHHPTRAHDFRAYKPLEHQHEAEVEVMLVAHGAQRHRLAFVPHSAPMVRGIFATVQFEWPEHGGAVVTQSLTDKFRRYYEGSKFVRIVEGTPRIAAVTGSNFCDISVATKGRSVAVMAALDNLVKGMAGQAVQNFNVSLGLPEDTGLRQAACYP, from the coding sequence ATGACGCGGGCGCATATCTACATCCTGGGAGCCTCCGGTTTCGGCGGTGGCGAGCTCTTGCGGATTCTCTCCGGCCATCCGGCGGTCGCGGGCATCCGCGTGGTGTCCCGTCATCACGCGGGCGAGCCCGTCCACAAGGTGCACCCGCACCTGCGCGGGCTGGTGGACGCGCGCTTCGAGGCGGAGCCGGACTGGCGCTGGCTGGCGGACTCGCAGCAGCCGGTGGTGTTCAGCGCGCTGGGCCATGGCGAGCTCGCCACCCAGTTCCTCGCGCTGGAGAAGAAGTGGGCCGAGGTGGGCTTGGCCGACCGCGTGATGCTGGTGGACCTGTCCAGCGACTTCCGTCTGGACCACCCGGGCCGGTACGCGGGCGCCTATGGCCGGCCGCACCCGGCGCCGGACCTGCTGGGCACCTTCACGTACGGCCTCACCGAGTGGAAGCGCGAGGAGCTCAAGGGCGCGCGGCGCATCGCCAACCCGGGCTGCTTCGCCACCGCGGTGCAGTTGGCGCTCCTGCCCATCGCGTCCACGCCGGGCCTGGGCCTGCTGGCCGTGACGGGCGTCACGGGCTCCTCCGGCTCCGGCTCCCTGCCGGGCGAGGGCACGCACCACCCCACCCGCGCGCATGACTTCCGCGCGTACAAGCCACTGGAGCACCAGCACGAGGCCGAAGTCGAAGTGATGCTGGTGGCCCACGGCGCCCAGCGCCACCGTCTGGCCTTCGTGCCGCACTCGGCGCCCATGGTGCGCGGCATCTTCGCCACCGTGCAGTTCGAGTGGCCCGAGCACGGCGGCGCGGTGGTGACGCAGTCGCTGACGGACAAGTTCCGCCGCTATTACGAGGGCTCGAAGTTCGTCCGCATCGTCGAGGGCACGCCGCGAATCGCCGCCGTCACGGGCAGCAACTTCTGCGACATCTCCGTCGCGACGAAGGGCCGCTCCGTCGCCGTCATGGCGGCGCTGGACAACCTGGTGAAGGGCATGGCCGGCCAGGCCGTGCAGAACTTCAACGTGTCCCTGGGGCTGCCCGAGGATACCGGTCTGCGGCAGGCGGCCTGCTACCCGTAG
- the argG gene encoding argininosuccinate synthase has translation MSKKNVVLAFSGGLDTAFCTVYLREQGYTVTTVTVDTGGFPPEQLANIAALSAKLGAVEHIKVDARATLFQGYLRHLIAGNVLRGQLYPLSVSAERACQAVEVVRVAREKGVQSLAHGSTGAGNDQVRFDVAFRSLAGDLELLTPIRTLGLSRQQELSYLAERGIHMPPKLGSYSVNEGMWGTSVGGSETLNSWSALPEAAFPAGEIPTDLKPRPLTVGYEQGIPTSLDGKSLNPVDLIEALNVLGRQYGIGRGVHLGDTILGIKGRVGFEAPAAHLLITSHRELEKLVLSGKQLFWKETVGNLYGSLLHEGHFFDPLVKDLEAFLTSSQERVTGEVRLMIHPRSMVVEGVRSPHSLMDAKVATYGEANVLWTGSEAAGFAKLYGVAQMLSHRAKGG, from the coding sequence ATGAGCAAGAAGAACGTGGTGCTGGCCTTCTCCGGCGGACTCGATACCGCTTTCTGCACGGTGTACCTGCGCGAGCAGGGCTACACCGTGACCACCGTCACCGTGGACACCGGCGGCTTCCCGCCCGAGCAGCTGGCGAACATCGCCGCCCTGTCCGCGAAGCTGGGCGCGGTGGAACACATCAAGGTGGACGCGCGCGCCACGCTGTTCCAGGGCTACCTGCGCCACCTCATCGCCGGCAACGTGCTGCGCGGCCAGCTCTACCCCCTGAGCGTATCCGCCGAGCGGGCCTGCCAGGCGGTGGAAGTCGTGCGCGTGGCGCGCGAGAAGGGCGTGCAGTCGCTGGCGCACGGCAGCACCGGCGCGGGCAATGACCAGGTGCGCTTCGACGTGGCCTTCCGCTCGCTGGCCGGAGACCTGGAGCTGCTCACCCCCATCCGCACGCTGGGCCTGAGCCGTCAGCAGGAGCTGTCGTACCTGGCCGAGCGCGGCATCCACATGCCGCCGAAGCTGGGCTCCTACTCCGTCAACGAGGGCATGTGGGGCACGTCCGTGGGCGGAAGCGAGACGCTCAACTCGTGGAGCGCGCTGCCCGAGGCGGCCTTCCCCGCGGGTGAGATTCCCACGGACCTCAAGCCTCGCCCCCTCACGGTGGGCTACGAGCAGGGCATCCCCACGTCGCTGGACGGCAAGTCCCTGAACCCCGTGGACCTCATCGAGGCGCTCAACGTCCTGGGCCGCCAGTACGGCATCGGCCGGGGCGTGCACCTGGGCGACACCATCCTCGGCATCAAGGGCCGCGTCGGCTTCGAGGCGCCCGCGGCGCACCTGCTCATCACGTCGCACCGCGAGTTGGAGAAGCTGGTGCTGTCGGGCAAGCAGCTCTTCTGGAAGGAGACCGTGGGCAACCTCTACGGCTCGCTGCTGCACGAGGGCCACTTCTTCGACCCGCTGGTGAAGGACCTGGAGGCGTTCCTCACGTCCTCGCAGGAGCGCGTGACGGGCGAGGTGCGGCTGATGATTCACCCGCGCTCCATGGTGGTGGAGGGCGTGCGCTCGCCGCACTCGCTGATGGACGCGAAGGTGGCGACGTACGGAGAGGCCAACGTGTTGTGGACAGGCTCGGAAGCGGCGGGCTTCGCCAAGCTGTACGGCGTGGCGCAGATGCTCTCGCACCGGGCGAAGGGAGGCTGA
- the argH gene encoding argininosuccinate lyase has translation MAETLWGKGAALDAVIHRFTVGDDPIVDLSLAPHDALGSAAHARMLGKVGLLKPEESRVLVGALKTLHDEARAGRFTILPEQEDGHTALEAALVERVGEPGKRIHLARSRNDQVLLATRLFLREEVLALGAGAVKLAEAFLDFAQAHAQVAMPGYTHLRRAMPSTFGMWGMAFAEGLLEELEALRGVWARLDRCPLGAAAGFGVPLPIDREYVARLLGFSRVQRSPIDAQNGRGRHELAVLSWACGVANTLEKWLWDVQLYSTDEFGFLGLPDAFTTGSSIMPQKKNPDVVELARGRCRELRGLAHQVEAVAGGLPSSYHRDFQLLKRPTLAALTSSRSLLDVLTRLVPVLQVKADAAARACDDTLYAAHHAYTLVAAGQPFRDAYRQVGRELADGTFRPDREALTATHLGGAGNLGLPQAREELAAARAWLDDTHHALATASARVWDLNNPSP, from the coding sequence GTGGCTGAAACCCTGTGGGGCAAGGGCGCCGCGTTGGACGCGGTCATCCATCGGTTCACCGTGGGCGACGACCCCATCGTCGACCTGTCGCTGGCGCCGCACGACGCGCTGGGCAGCGCCGCCCACGCGCGCATGCTGGGCAAGGTGGGCCTCTTGAAGCCCGAGGAGTCCCGGGTCCTCGTCGGCGCGCTGAAGACGCTGCACGACGAGGCGCGCGCGGGCCGCTTCACCATCCTCCCCGAGCAGGAGGACGGACACACCGCCCTGGAGGCAGCCCTGGTGGAGCGCGTGGGCGAGCCCGGCAAGCGCATCCACCTGGCGCGCTCGCGCAATGACCAGGTGCTGCTCGCGACGCGGCTGTTCCTCCGTGAGGAGGTGCTCGCGCTGGGCGCGGGCGCCGTCAAGCTGGCGGAGGCGTTCCTCGACTTCGCGCAGGCCCACGCCCAGGTGGCGATGCCGGGCTACACCCACCTGCGCCGCGCGATGCCGTCCACGTTCGGCATGTGGGGCATGGCGTTCGCCGAAGGGCTGTTGGAGGAGTTGGAGGCGCTGCGCGGCGTGTGGGCCCGGCTGGACCGCTGCCCGCTGGGCGCCGCGGCGGGCTTCGGCGTGCCGCTGCCCATCGACCGGGAGTACGTCGCGCGGCTGCTCGGTTTCAGTCGGGTGCAGCGAAGCCCCATCGACGCGCAGAACGGCCGGGGCCGCCACGAGCTGGCGGTGCTGAGCTGGGCCTGCGGCGTCGCGAACACGCTGGAGAAGTGGCTGTGGGACGTGCAGCTCTACAGCACGGACGAGTTTGGTTTCCTCGGGTTGCCGGACGCGTTCACCACGGGCTCGTCCATCATGCCGCAGAAGAAGAACCCGGACGTCGTGGAGCTGGCCCGAGGCCGCTGCCGCGAGCTGCGGGGCCTCGCGCACCAGGTGGAGGCCGTGGCGGGTGGGCTGCCGTCCAGCTACCACCGCGACTTCCAGCTCCTCAAGCGCCCCACCCTGGCGGCGCTGACGTCCAGCCGCTCGCTCTTGGATGTGCTCACGCGGCTGGTGCCGGTGCTTCAAGTGAAGGCGGACGCGGCCGCGCGCGCCTGTGACGACACGCTGTACGCGGCCCATCATGCGTACACGCTGGTCGCGGCCGGACAGCCGTTCCGCGATGCCTACCGGCAGGTGGGCCGCGAGCTCGCCGACGGCACCTTCCGCCCGGACCGCGAGGCGCTGACGGCCACCCACCTGGGTGGCGCGGGCAACCTGGGCCTGCCCCAGGCCCGAGAGGAGCTGGCCGCCGCGCGCGCCTGGCTCGATGACACCCACCACGCGCTGGCCACCGCCTCCGCGCGCGTCTGGGACCTGAACAACCCTTCCCCGTGA
- a CDS encoding M20/M25/M40 family metallo-hydrolase — protein sequence MKAAELLQALVAIPSVSGDERLIADTVSGWAEGWGARVQRKGHNVWFSVGSGPRRLLVNSHLDTVKPCAGWTYAPHAPEWREDRLYGLGSNDAKGCVTGMLVAARTMLKQGASLGGEIVFAFTAEEETGGQGLGTLLPELGPLDAAVVGEPTGLKPCTAQRGMLLLRCTAHGKSSHVAHAHNAGAVNAIHVAAGDIATLAELRFPSHPLLGEARAQVTQISGGLARNQIPDACEFFVDLRTTPSMDHAQVATRLGGVLKSEVKVHSARYLPKATASTQPIVRAAMAASGEQPVGSSTTSDWAFLGELPTVKVGPGDTLRSHLADEYLTLAELEAGAAFYTHLLRGYFEEAARG from the coding sequence ATGAAGGCGGCGGAGCTGCTCCAGGCGCTGGTGGCCATCCCCAGCGTTTCGGGTGACGAGCGACTCATCGCGGACACGGTGTCCGGGTGGGCGGAGGGCTGGGGTGCGCGCGTCCAACGCAAGGGCCACAACGTGTGGTTCTCCGTGGGAAGCGGGCCTCGCCGGCTGCTCGTCAACTCGCACCTGGACACGGTGAAGCCGTGTGCCGGGTGGACGTACGCGCCCCACGCGCCCGAGTGGCGCGAGGACCGCCTGTACGGCCTGGGCAGCAACGACGCCAAGGGCTGCGTGACGGGGATGCTCGTCGCGGCCCGGACGATGCTGAAGCAAGGCGCGTCCCTGGGCGGTGAGATTGTCTTCGCCTTCACCGCCGAGGAGGAGACGGGAGGCCAGGGCCTGGGCACGCTGTTGCCGGAGCTGGGTCCCCTGGACGCCGCGGTGGTGGGCGAGCCCACCGGCCTCAAGCCCTGCACGGCGCAGCGGGGCATGCTGCTGTTGCGCTGCACCGCGCACGGCAAGAGCTCCCATGTCGCGCACGCGCACAACGCGGGCGCGGTGAACGCCATCCACGTCGCGGCGGGGGACATCGCCACGCTGGCGGAGCTGCGCTTCCCATCGCATCCCTTGCTGGGCGAGGCGCGAGCGCAGGTGACGCAGATTTCCGGGGGGCTCGCGCGCAACCAGATTCCGGACGCGTGCGAGTTCTTCGTGGACCTGCGCACCACGCCGAGCATGGACCATGCGCAGGTGGCGACGCGGCTGGGCGGCGTGCTGAAGAGCGAGGTGAAGGTGCACTCGGCGCGCTACCTGCCGAAGGCGACGGCCTCCACCCAGCCCATCGTCCGGGCGGCGATGGCCGCGTCGGGCGAGCAGCCCGTGGGCTCCAGCACCACGTCCGACTGGGCCTTCCTGGGCGAGCTCCCCACGGTGAAGGTGGGCCCGGGCGACACGCTGCGCAGCCACCTGGCGGACGAGTACCTCACCCTGGCGGAGCTGGAAGCCGGCGCCGCCTTCTACACGCACCTGTTGCGCGGTTACTTCGAGGAGGCGGCCCGTGGCTGA
- the argB gene encoding acetylglutamate kinase, with protein sequence MPLSPDPYSALRHAARYVQQFRRKTFVVKLGGAMLSDPRLRRSACEQIALLWTFSIRPVVVHGGGPELDTLCDALHLPVEKVAGRRVTSAPVLDAAKMVLAGKLHTDLLADLQAAGVPAVGLSGVDAGLIKARKRPPVMVTEPGATEGKLVDYGLVGDIEQVDTRVVEHLRSADYVPVIAPLSGGTDGSVYNTNADTVAAALSVALSAEKLFFLVQVPGLLRDLNDPTSLVTLANLTDLATMENQGTISGGMRPKAHAIRHALVGGVGSVHLVSGVAPNALLEEVFTNEGSGTMVVREKAPKNAGTAG encoded by the coding sequence GTGCCCTTGTCACCCGACCCGTACTCCGCGCTGCGCCACGCCGCGCGATATGTGCAGCAGTTCCGGCGCAAGACGTTTGTCGTGAAGCTCGGCGGCGCCATGCTGAGCGACCCCCGGCTGCGCCGCTCCGCGTGCGAGCAGATTGCCCTGCTGTGGACCTTCTCCATCCGCCCCGTCGTGGTGCACGGCGGTGGCCCGGAGCTGGACACGCTCTGTGACGCCCTCCACCTGCCGGTGGAGAAGGTGGCCGGCCGCCGCGTCACCTCCGCGCCCGTGCTGGACGCGGCGAAGATGGTGCTCGCGGGCAAGCTGCACACGGACCTGCTGGCGGACCTCCAGGCGGCGGGCGTGCCGGCGGTGGGCCTGAGCGGCGTGGACGCCGGGCTCATCAAGGCGCGCAAGCGGCCCCCCGTCATGGTGACGGAGCCGGGCGCCACCGAGGGCAAGCTCGTGGACTACGGCCTGGTGGGCGACATCGAGCAGGTGGACACGCGCGTGGTGGAGCACCTGCGCTCGGCGGACTACGTGCCGGTCATCGCGCCCCTCTCCGGCGGCACGGACGGGTCCGTCTACAACACCAACGCGGACACCGTGGCGGCGGCGCTGTCGGTGGCCCTGTCGGCGGAGAAGCTCTTCTTCCTCGTCCAGGTGCCGGGCCTGCTGCGGGATTTGAACGACCCGACGTCGCTCGTCACGCTGGCGAACCTGACGGACCTGGCCACCATGGAGAACCAGGGCACCATCTCCGGCGGCATGCGGCCCAAGGCTCACGCCATCCGGCACGCGCTGGTGGGCGGTGTCGGCAGCGTGCACCTGGTGAGCGGTGTCGCGCCCAACGCGCTCCTCGAGGAGGTCTTCACCAACGAGGGCAGCGGCACCATGGTGGTGCGCGAGAAGGCGCCGAAGAACGCGGGGACCGCGGGATGA
- a CDS encoding N-acetylornithine carbamoyltransferase: protein MKHVTHIKDLGPEGVEAVLAQAEAWKKKAPGALFPGSILGMVFFNPSLRTRTSFEAVMLRGGGSAIILDVGAGVWKLEHREGAVMNADRAEHLKEAAPVLSRFVDMLGVRTFSQGGGDEEDEVDPIINAFRKWATVPVVSMESAREHPCQGLADVLTLRETFGSTKKLPVTLTWAPHIKPLPKAVPNSFLLSAAAAGCEIRVAHPPGFELHPAVRAEAEAYAKATGGSISYTHEQDEALAGSRAVYAKSWGPTAEAAFSPNDVTALLASYSGWMPTLRTMSRAAKDAAFLHCLPVRRNVEVADEVLDHSSSRVVDEAGNRFHVQRSLLHWMRAQSR from the coding sequence ATGAAGCACGTCACCCACATCAAGGATCTCGGCCCCGAGGGCGTAGAGGCGGTCCTCGCGCAGGCGGAGGCTTGGAAGAAGAAGGCTCCGGGGGCGCTCTTCCCGGGGAGCATCCTGGGCATGGTGTTCTTCAACCCGTCGTTGCGCACGCGCACCTCGTTCGAGGCGGTGATGCTGCGCGGGGGTGGCAGCGCCATCATCCTGGACGTGGGCGCGGGCGTCTGGAAGCTGGAGCACCGCGAGGGCGCGGTGATGAACGCGGACCGGGCCGAGCATCTCAAGGAGGCGGCCCCCGTCCTGTCGCGCTTCGTGGACATGCTGGGCGTGCGGACGTTCTCCCAGGGTGGTGGCGACGAGGAGGACGAGGTCGACCCCATCATCAACGCGTTCCGCAAGTGGGCCACCGTGCCGGTGGTCAGCATGGAGTCCGCGCGTGAGCACCCCTGCCAGGGTCTGGCGGACGTGTTGACGTTGCGCGAGACGTTCGGCTCCACGAAGAAGCTGCCCGTGACGCTGACGTGGGCGCCCCACATCAAGCCCCTGCCCAAGGCGGTGCCCAACTCGTTCCTGCTGAGCGCGGCGGCGGCGGGCTGCGAGATTCGCGTGGCGCACCCGCCCGGCTTCGAGCTGCACCCGGCGGTGCGCGCGGAGGCGGAGGCCTACGCCAAGGCCACTGGCGGCAGCATCTCCTACACCCATGAGCAGGATGAGGCGCTCGCGGGCAGCCGCGCCGTGTACGCCAAGTCCTGGGGCCCGACGGCCGAGGCGGCCTTCTCGCCCAACGACGTCACCGCGCTGCTCGCGTCCTACTCCGGTTGGATGCCCACGCTGCGCACCATGTCCCGCGCGGCGAAGGACGCCGCGTTCCTGCACTGCCTCCCCGTGCGCCGCAACGTGGAGGTCGCCGACGAGGTCCTGGACCACTCGAGCAGCCGCGTGGTGGACGAGGCGGGCAACCGGTTCCACGTCCAGCGCTCCCTGCTCCACTGGATGCGCGCGCAGTCCCGCTGA
- a CDS encoding arginine repressor, with the protein MNLDDEILRLITEREISDQAVLQELLEAEGQAPSQSTLSRRLKKLGVQKVGGRYQRTSSVEPPTVTAERQHIRIIEAPPNMLVVRTAPGYAPALAAALDREPEVPGLAGTVAGDDTIFVAVTDPSRLREVRAVVERLMLRSA; encoded by the coding sequence ATGAACCTGGACGACGAAATCCTTCGGCTCATCACGGAGCGGGAGATCAGCGATCAGGCGGTCTTGCAGGAGCTGCTGGAGGCGGAGGGGCAGGCGCCGAGCCAGTCCACGCTGTCGCGGCGGCTGAAGAAGCTGGGCGTCCAGAAGGTGGGTGGGCGCTACCAGCGCACGTCGTCGGTGGAGCCTCCGACGGTGACCGCCGAGCGCCAGCACATCCGCATCATAGAGGCGCCGCCCAACATGCTCGTCGTCAGGACGGCGCCGGGTTACGCGCCCGCGCTCGCGGCCGCGTTGGACCGGGAGCCGGAGGTGCCGGGGCTCGCGGGCACCGTGGCGGGCGACGACACCATCTTCGTCGCGGTGACGGACCCCTCCCGGCTGCGCGAGGTGCGCGCGGTGGTGGAGCGGCTGATGCTCCGGAGCGCTTGA
- a CDS encoding vWA domain-containing protein, with protein MKPALKLPVILGAAVVLAGSALLLGKPSETEAPPAKPVAPAPPAPVAVIPSAPAPAPATAQSGAPVIQIAILLDTSGSMDGLLDQARTQLWNIVNRFSKAKREGVAPRLELALYAFGYSEEGAGQNEIRQLMPFTTDLDSISERLFALRTSGGSEHCGEVILEATRKLAWSTNPDAMRLIFIAGNESFEQGPVDFRDAIHTARRHGITVNTIHCGDYETGISDHWKEGATLADGSYMNIDQNLKVVELAAPQDEEIARLGAELNKTYVVYGGTAGMQSQMRQAAQDKASRGVSMSNMVARSMAKSSGNYSNESWDLVDAVKKNKVDLGAVKDADLPEPMRKLDAEGRKAWLAAREQERAELQRRIQELSKARQEFLIAERKKQPTPEQETLDGVIGQVVTREAAKRKFTLE; from the coding sequence ATGAAGCCGGCCCTCAAGCTCCCTGTCATCCTTGGCGCAGCCGTGGTGCTCGCGGGCTCCGCGCTCCTGCTGGGCAAGCCCTCCGAGACCGAGGCGCCGCCCGCGAAGCCCGTGGCCCCTGCGCCGCCCGCGCCCGTCGCCGTCATCCCCTCGGCTCCGGCGCCCGCGCCCGCCACCGCCCAGTCCGGGGCGCCCGTCATCCAGATCGCCATCCTGCTGGACACCAGCGGCAGCATGGATGGGCTGTTGGACCAGGCCCGGACGCAGCTGTGGAACATCGTGAACCGCTTCTCGAAGGCGAAGCGCGAAGGCGTGGCGCCCCGGCTCGAGCTGGCCCTCTACGCCTTCGGCTACAGCGAGGAGGGCGCGGGGCAGAACGAGATTCGCCAGCTGATGCCGTTCACCACGGACCTGGACTCCATCTCCGAGCGCCTCTTCGCGCTGCGGACGTCCGGCGGCTCCGAGCACTGCGGTGAGGTCATCCTGGAGGCCACGCGGAAGCTCGCGTGGAGCACGAACCCGGACGCGATGCGGCTCATCTTCATCGCGGGCAACGAGTCGTTCGAACAGGGCCCCGTCGACTTCCGCGACGCCATCCACACCGCCCGCAGGCATGGCATCACGGTGAACACCATCCACTGCGGCGACTACGAGACGGGCATCTCCGACCACTGGAAGGAAGGCGCGACGCTCGCGGATGGCAGCTACATGAACATCGACCAGAACCTGAAGGTGGTGGAGCTGGCCGCGCCGCAGGACGAGGAGATTGCCCGGCTGGGCGCGGAGCTGAACAAGACCTATGTCGTGTACGGCGGCACCGCGGGGATGCAGAGCCAGATGCGTCAGGCCGCCCAGGACAAGGCCTCGCGAGGCGTGTCGATGTCCAACATGGTGGCCCGTTCGATGGCGAAGTCCTCCGGGAACTACTCCAACGAGAGCTGGGACCTGGTGGACGCGGTGAAGAAGAACAAGGTGGACCTGGGCGCGGTGAAGGACGCCGACCTTCCCGAGCCCATGCGGAAGCTGGATGCCGAGGGACGCAAGGCGTGGCTGGCCGCGCGTGAGCAGGAGCGGGCGGAGCTGCAGCGGCGCATCCAGGAGCTCAGCAAGGCGCGGCAGGAGTTCCTCATCGCCGAGCGCAAGAAGCAGCCGACCCCGGAGCAGGAGACGCTGGACGGCGTCATCGGCCAGGTGGTGACGCGCGAGGCCGCCAAGCGCAAGTTCACCTTGGAGTAG